DNA sequence from the Pseudomonadota bacterium genome:
AGGGCGATGCGCACCGGCCGCTCGCGCACCACATTGGAGAGCCCGCGGCTGCTGCCCCATTCGAGGGTGGCGTTCTGCAGCGGCCAGGCGACGCCGGACAGGCAGACCCCTGTCACCTGGGGGGTGACGGCCAGCGCGGTCAGGAGGTGGCCCTCGGGCCAGTCGAGCTCGGCTGAACCCTCGACGAGAAGCGCCTCTCCCCTCGCCGAGAGCAGGCGCACCGGGATGGCGCGCGCGGTTCCCATGTGCAGCAGACCGACATTGACCAGCATGTGATCGACGCGTCCGCCAAAGGCCCCCAGAACGACGATCTCGACCGGCTGCACGGCGAATGCGGCCTCGAGAGCCAGCTCGAGATCGCTGGCGTCCTTGTCTTGAGGGTGCTGCCAGCGCAACGTCTCCGCGGGCAGGCGAGCGGCTTCTTCTGGAGCGAGGGAATCCACGTCGCCCACGAGCAGATGGGGCACGATGTCACAGTCACGTGCCAGGCGCGATCCCCCGTTGGCGGCGATGACGAGATCGCTGTCGGTGATGGCGCCGCGCACGAATGCCGCGGGTTCAGGATCACCTCCAGCGAGAACCACGACGCGTCGGCCCTCGCTCATCGGTGGGGGCCAGCCTGCGGGGAACGAGACGCTCATGCGACGTGCGCCCCCCTGCCCTGCCCCATTCGTCTCGCGAGAACCGCCATCACCGCGAGGTCGACCCCGAGCGTGGGGAGCATGTAGGTGGCGTTGTAGATAAGGGAGAAGCGCCACGCCGTCAGGCCCTGCAGGCCCTGGGCCCAGAAGAGCACGCCGCTCCAGACGTGGACCGCGTACTTGCCAGCGATGGCCGTGACAACCCCTGCGAGCGCCCAGACCCGTCCTGGCCGCCGGAAGAGGGGCAGCCCGGCCAGGCCCAGACAGGCCCCGGATACAGGATAGTCGAGCAGCAGCGAGAGCGGGTGCACGGTCACGGGCTGCTGCGGGTAGTGGAGCAGCCCGGCAAGCGCTCCTGCCAGGCAGGCCGGACGCCAGCCCATGGCCAGGGCGAGGGCCAGAACGGGCACGTCGGCAAGCGACACGCGCCCCCCCTGGGGAGCGGTCCACCCCACCATGCCGCAGACGAACGAGAGTGCCGCGCACACCCCCACGAACGCAACGGCTCTCACCCCATCGCGCCGCGTGGGCGCGTTGAAGGACGCGGGAGCAGGGTTGCGCACGGGTTCGACCGCCATCAGAAACCGCGACGGCTGTCGAGCATGATGGTCACGGGTCCCTGGTTGACGATGTGCACTGTCATGTCGGCCTGGAAGATCCCCTCTGCCACGGTGAGACCCTCCCCGCGAAGGCGCTCGCAGAAGGCCACGTAGAGCCTCCGCGCCTCTTCCGGGGCCGCCGCCGAGGCAAACGAGGGTCGACGTCCCTTGCGACAATCGCCATAGAGCGTGAACTGCGAGACCACGAGCACCTCGCCGCCGATCTCACGAACCGACAGGTTCATCTTCCCCTCGGGGTCAGTGAAGACCCGCAGGTTGGCCACCTTGTCGGCGAGATAGCGCACGTCTTCGTCGCTGTCGCCTTCACCAACGCCGAGCAGCACCATTGCGCCGCGCCCGATGCGCCCCACGACAGCACCGTCGACCGTCACCGAAGATTCGAGAACCCGCTGGAAGACGGCGCGCATGTCAGTGGGTCGTCGAGCGATCGACCGACAGCACGCCCTTCAGCCTGCCCAGTCGCTTCATGAGGTCTTCGAGCTGCTGACGATGCACGATGTCGACGCTCAGCTTCACGGTTGCGCGATCCTTGCGGGCCTGCGCGCGACACGAGCGGGTGGGGATCTTCGCCTCGTTGAGCAGCCCCATGATGTCGATGACGAGGCCATCGCGGTTCATGGCGGAGATGTCGAGATCGGCCGCGTAGGTGGGCTGACCGTCGGCCTTCTCCCACTTCACCTCGATGCGCCGCTCCGGGGACTCGACGATCTGGGCCTCGAAGTTGCGACAGCTCACGCGATGCACGATGACCCCGCGCCCCTGGCTGACGAAGCCTCCGATGTCGTCACCCAGGACCGGGCTGCAGCAGCGCGACAGCTTCACCAGCAGGTTCTGCATGCCAGTCACGCTCACGGCCTGCTTCGTCTTTCGCTTGGAGACCGTCGACGTGACCTTCGGCTTGGGCTGAGGGAATCGATCCGGAGCCGCTTCCTTCAGCTTCAGAACCAGCTGGGGAGCCCCTACCTCCGAGTAGCCCACGGCGGCCAGGAGGTCATCGACTGTCATGAAGTTCATGGTGGTGGCAAGCTTGCCGAGGAGGTCGTGATCGCCCGCCACGTTGTCGGCGGCGCGCTGGCGCTTGAGCTCACGCGCGAGCAGGTCCTTGCCGCGGATGATGTTCTCGTCGCGCCGCTCCTTCTTGTACCACGCGCGGATCTTGTTGCGCGCGTGGCTGCTCTGGCACACCCGGAGCCAGTCGAGGGAGGGCGTGCCGTTCTTCGAGGTGATGACGTCGACGATGTCTGCGTTCTGGAGCCGGTAGTCGAGCGCCACCATCTTGGCGTTCACCTTGGCGCCCACGCACCGGTGCCCAACGTCGGTGTGCACGCGATAGGCGAAGTCGAGCGGGGTCGATCCGGCGGGAAGATCGATGACGTCTCCGCGTGGCGTGAACACAAACACCTCGCTGGCGAGGATGTCGAGCTTGAGGTGCTCGGCGTACTCACGCGCGTCCTTCGACTCATCCTGCCAGTCGAGGAGAAGCTTGATCCAGGGGTAGATGTCCTGGGCAAGACTCGTCTGCCCGCCCTTCCCCTG
Encoded proteins:
- a CDS encoding thiamine diphosphokinase; its protein translation is MSVSFPAGWPPPMSEGRRVVVLAGGDPEPAAFVRGAITDSDLVIAANGGSRLARDCDIVPHLLVGDVDSLAPEEAARLPAETLRWQHPQDKDASDLELALEAAFAVQPVEIVVLGAFGGRVDHMLVNVGLLHMGTARAIPVRLLSARGEALLVEGSAELDWPEGHLLTALAVTPQVTGVCLSGVAWPLQNATLEWGSSRGLSNVVRERPVRIALEKGRLLVLGSRGGRTVAVRRTWLELTDASRVASSPLDDAPHLRLERVERCTPSLYRFLYGETGRDYHWVDRGQWDDARLTAHLSQSGLEIWMLHERGGPAGWFELTREGDAVQLAYFGLLPGHLGRGLGVHLLVCASRRAFAMGATRVFVNTCTLDDAAAMPNYLKRGFTPYREDVYDVTLHD
- a CDS encoding energy-coupled thiamine transporter ThiT translates to MAVEPVRNPAPASFNAPTRRDGVRAVAFVGVCAALSFVCGMVGWTAPQGGRVSLADVPVLALALAMGWRPACLAGALAGLLHYPQQPVTVHPLSLLLDYPVSGACLGLAGLPLFRRPGRVWALAGVVTAIAGKYAVHVWSGVLFWAQGLQGLTAWRFSLIYNATYMLPTLGVDLAVMAVLARRMGQGRGAHVA
- a CDS encoding D-tyrosyl-tRNA(Tyr) deacylase encodes the protein MRAVFQRVLESSVTVDGAVVGRIGRGAMVLLGVGEGDSDEDVRYLADKVANLRVFTDPEGKMNLSVREIGGEVLVVSQFTLYGDCRKGRRPSFASAAAPEEARRLYVAFCERLRGEGLTVAEGIFQADMTVHIVNQGPVTIMLDSRRGF